From a region of the Carassius auratus strain Wakin unplaced genomic scaffold, ASM336829v1 scaf_tig00037790, whole genome shotgun sequence genome:
- the LOC113083333 gene encoding brain acid soluble protein 1 homolog — MGGKLSKKKKGYNVNDEKAKEKDAKTEGASAEEGEAPKENNEDAPAATETTNDTSAAAKEATPTADSNSTAPKEEDKSAPPPKKEEPAANANAPKASDAKSSEAAKAEPAKSPDAPPAKAEEKSAPSAAPANEKEAVKEPAKDPAPPVATATESKPDAESKKTEAPPAKESAPAEPITTEASPAPNKEQAVAVQD, encoded by the coding sequence ATGGGAGGGAAGCTGAGCAAAAAGAAGAAGGGATACAATGTGAACGACGAGAAGGCGAAAGAGAAGGATGCAAAGACGGAGGGAGCGTCGGCGGAGGAGGGCGAAGCTCCGAAGGAAAACAATGAGGATGCCCCTGCTGCCACCGAGACAACCAATGACACCTCGGCGGCCGCTAAAGAAGCCACGCCCACCGCCGATAGCAACTCCACTGCACCCAAGGAGGAGGATAAATCCGCCCCCCCTCCGAAGAAGGAGGAGCCTGCGGCCAACGCTAACGCTCCTAAAGCTTCTGACGCCAAGAGCAGCGAGGCTGCCAAAGCAGAACCCGCCAAGAGTCCAGATGCCCCTCCTGCCAAAGCAGAAGAAAAATCTGCCCCTTCTGCAGCTCCGGCCAATGAGAAAGAAGCTGTGAAAGAGCCCGCTAAAGATCCCGCCCCTCCTGTAGCCACAGCGACGGAGAGCAAGCCTGATGCTGAGTCTAAAAAGACTGAGGCTCCACCCGCAAAAGAGTCCGCCCCTGCAGAGCCAATCACCACGGAGGCCAGCCCCGCCCCCAACAAGGAGCAAGCAGTCGCTGTGCAGGATTAA